Proteins co-encoded in one Kocuria flava genomic window:
- a CDS encoding aldehyde dehydrogenase family protein produces the protein MTDTTAAPARAGLELPYTHVDDHFIDGAYLASTGAQRNDVVDPATEEVWASVPNATEEDLDRAVGAAERAFAGWAARTPAERAQVLLRAAEEIETRREPMALTNTRENGTPLAETRGAAANAAGIFRYFAPWLEAEDVRPFPNGAGETVVHENPVGVCALIAPWNFPINLVVAKLAPALLAGCTVVIKPASPTPLSVRFVVDALTAAGVPAGVVNLVTGNGRMGDRLVRHPAVRKVAFTGCTPVGRRIAAACGEQLKPVTLELGGKSSAIVLPDADLEHMSSVLLRSCLRNTGQTCYISTRILDPESRYDEVVEMVGATVAAAPQGDPLEEGTVFGPMANRAQYDVVMGYLETARAEGARVVTGGGRADRETGFYVAPTVLADVTPEMTVAREEIFGPVITVLRYRDVDEAVALANNTPFGLGGIVFSADEEEAQRVARRVNTGSVGINFFASNHAAPFGGRGDSGLGVEFGVEGLSAYLTYQSVHRGPRG, from the coding sequence ATGACCGACACCACCGCCGCCCCGGCCCGGGCCGGGCTGGAGCTGCCCTACACCCACGTCGACGACCACTTCATCGACGGCGCCTATCTCGCCTCGACCGGCGCGCAGCGCAACGACGTCGTCGACCCCGCCACCGAGGAGGTCTGGGCCTCGGTGCCCAACGCCACCGAGGAGGACCTCGACCGCGCGGTCGGCGCCGCCGAGCGCGCCTTCGCCGGGTGGGCGGCGCGCACCCCCGCCGAGCGGGCGCAGGTCCTGCTGCGGGCCGCCGAGGAGATCGAGACCCGCCGCGAGCCCATGGCGCTGACCAACACCCGCGAGAACGGCACCCCGCTCGCCGAGACCCGCGGCGCGGCGGCCAACGCGGCCGGCATCTTCCGCTACTTCGCCCCCTGGCTCGAGGCCGAGGACGTGCGCCCCTTCCCCAACGGGGCGGGGGAGACCGTGGTGCACGAGAACCCCGTCGGGGTGTGCGCCCTCATCGCCCCGTGGAACTTCCCGATCAACCTCGTGGTCGCCAAGCTCGCCCCGGCCCTGCTCGCCGGGTGCACCGTGGTGATCAAGCCGGCCTCGCCCACGCCGCTGTCCGTGCGCTTCGTCGTCGACGCGCTGACCGCCGCCGGGGTGCCCGCTGGCGTGGTCAACCTCGTCACCGGCAACGGCCGCATGGGCGACCGGCTGGTCCGGCACCCGGCCGTGCGCAAGGTCGCCTTCACCGGCTGCACGCCGGTGGGCCGGCGGATCGCCGCCGCGTGCGGCGAGCAGCTCAAGCCCGTGACCCTGGAGCTCGGCGGGAAGTCCTCCGCGATCGTGCTGCCCGACGCCGACCTCGAGCACATGTCCTCCGTGCTCCTCCGCTCCTGCCTGCGCAACACCGGGCAGACCTGCTACATCTCCACCCGGATCCTGGACCCCGAGAGCCGCTACGACGAGGTCGTCGAGATGGTCGGGGCGACCGTCGCGGCGGCCCCGCAGGGCGACCCGCTCGAGGAGGGCACGGTCTTCGGGCCCATGGCCAACCGGGCCCAGTACGACGTGGTCATGGGCTACCTCGAGACCGCCCGCGCGGAGGGTGCCCGGGTGGTCACCGGCGGCGGCCGCGCCGACCGGGAGACCGGCTTCTACGTGGCCCCCACCGTCCTGGCCGACGTCACCCCGGAGATGACGGTGGCGCGGGAGGAGATCTTCGGGCCCGTGATCACGGTGCTGCGCTACCGCGACGTGGACGAGGCGGTGGCCCTGGCCAACAACACGCCGTTCGGCCTCGGCGGGATCGTCTTCTCCGCCGACGAGGAGGAGGCCCAGCGGGTGGCCCGCCGGGTGAACACCGGGTCGGTGGGCATCAACTTCTTCGCTTCCAACCACGCCGCGCCCTTCGGCGGGCGGGGGGACTCGGGCCTGGGCGTGGAGTTCGGCGTCGAGGGGCTCAGCGCGTACCTGACCTACCAGTCGGTGCACCGCGGGCCCCGGGGCTGA
- a CDS encoding thiolase family protein: MPVPSTEPGAPLLLLGRRTPLARAGTALAGVPVHRLLAPVLDALLEETGLAPEQVADVVVGNAVGAGGNPARLAALEAGLPQSVPGLTVDRQCGSGLDAVVLACHLARAGAGRAFLAGGAESISTAPLRGRRQEDGGVAFYRRAQFAPEHLGDPDMGEAAETVAREHGIGRERQDAFALRSHRRALAAAAAGAFAGELVPVRTPRGAVTADNGPRPRLDAALLARFPPVFAAGGTVTAGNSCGDADGAAAVLVADPAAARELGTATALAFRGAATVGVDPARLGLGAAVAARRLLAEQAVPVRALAAAEFNEAFAGQVLACTDLLGLDEEVLNAEGGALALGHAYGASGAVSVVRLLARARELPEGSLLLAMISSAGGIGTAALFEKVAL, encoded by the coding sequence GTGCCCGTCCCCTCGACTGAGCCCGGCGCTCCCCTGCTCCTCCTCGGGCGGCGCACCCCGCTGGCCCGGGCCGGGACCGCGCTCGCGGGCGTGCCCGTCCACCGGCTCCTGGCCCCGGTGCTGGACGCGCTGCTCGAGGAGACCGGCCTGGCCCCGGAGCAGGTCGCGGACGTCGTGGTGGGCAACGCCGTGGGCGCCGGCGGCAACCCCGCCCGGCTCGCCGCCCTCGAGGCCGGGCTGCCGCAGTCCGTACCCGGGCTCACCGTGGACCGCCAGTGCGGGTCCGGCCTCGACGCGGTCGTGCTCGCCTGCCACCTGGCCCGCGCCGGGGCCGGGCGGGCGTTCCTCGCCGGCGGCGCCGAGAGCATCAGCACCGCGCCCCTGCGCGGACGGCGGCAGGAGGACGGCGGCGTCGCGTTCTACCGCCGCGCGCAGTTCGCCCCGGAGCACCTGGGCGACCCGGACATGGGCGAGGCCGCCGAGACGGTCGCCCGCGAGCACGGCATCGGCCGGGAGCGCCAGGACGCCTTCGCCCTGCGCAGCCACCGGCGGGCGCTGGCCGCCGCGGCCGCCGGGGCGTTCGCCGGCGAGCTCGTGCCGGTGCGCACCCCGCGCGGGGCCGTCACCGCGGACAACGGCCCCCGCCCGCGCCTGGACGCGGCGCTGCTGGCCCGCTTCCCGCCCGTCTTCGCCGCCGGCGGCACCGTGACCGCCGGCAACTCGTGCGGGGACGCCGACGGCGCGGCCGCGGTCCTCGTCGCCGACCCGGCCGCCGCCCGCGAACTGGGCACGGCCACGGCGCTGGCCTTCCGCGGGGCCGCCACGGTGGGGGTGGACCCGGCCCGGCTCGGCCTGGGCGCCGCCGTGGCCGCCCGGCGGCTGCTCGCCGAGCAGGCCGTGCCCGTCCGGGCGCTGGCCGCGGCCGAGTTCAACGAGGCCTTCGCCGGGCAGGTGCTGGCCTGCACCGACCTGCTCGGCCTCGACGAGGAGGTGCTCAACGCCGAGGGCGGGGCCCTGGCCCTCGGCCACGCCTACGGCGCCTCCGGGGCGGTGTCGGTGGTGCGGCTGCTCGCCCGCGCCCGGGAGCTGCCCGAGGGGAGCCTGCTGCTGGCGATGATCAGCTCCGCCGGGGGCATCGGCACGGCGGCCCTGTTCGAGAAGGTCGCCCTCTGA
- a CDS encoding CHY zinc finger protein yields MPEVLGPTVDDQTRCVHYRTPLDVIAIRFRCCGAYYPCHRCHEESAGHPAAQWPVAEQDTAAVLCGVCRTELSVRQYLAVEACPRCGAGFNPGCRLHAHLYFEPDPSGQR; encoded by the coding sequence GTGCCGGAGGTGCTGGGCCCCACGGTCGACGACCAGACGCGGTGCGTCCACTACCGCACGCCCCTGGACGTGATCGCGATCAGGTTCCGGTGCTGCGGGGCGTACTACCCTTGTCATCGGTGTCACGAGGAGAGCGCCGGTCACCCGGCCGCGCAGTGGCCGGTCGCCGAGCAGGACACCGCGGCCGTGCTGTGCGGGGTGTGCCGCACGGAGCTCTCCGTCCGGCAGTACCTGGCCGTGGAGGCCTGTCCCCGGTGCGGGGCGGGCTTCAACCCGGGGTGCCGGCTGCACGCCCACCTGTACTTCGAGCCGGACCCGTCCGGACAGCGCTGA
- a CDS encoding energy-coupling factor ABC transporter ATP-binding protein yields MSLRHALRRPSHRGQPTAPGTPRAGASGIELTGVSVTREDVVVLREIDLVVEERRVAVLGLNGSGKSTLVRLFNGLLLPTTGEVRVGGVSTAEDAKRVRREVGFVFQNPENQIVMPQVGEDLAFGAKNLGLRGPELTARVDAALERLGIAHLRERESYALSGGEKQLVALASVLVMEPSTIVFDEPTTMLDRRNRRRLQATIDELDQRAVVVTHDLDLIGGYERVLVVHEGRIAFDGAPDEALAFYCGISD; encoded by the coding sequence GTGTCGCTCCGTCATGCGCTGCGGCGCCCGTCCCACCGCGGGCAGCCCACGGCCCCCGGGACCCCCCGCGCCGGCGCCTCCGGCATCGAGCTGACCGGGGTGTCGGTGACCCGTGAGGACGTCGTCGTCCTGCGGGAGATCGACCTGGTGGTCGAGGAGCGGCGGGTGGCCGTGCTCGGGCTCAACGGCTCGGGCAAGTCCACGCTGGTGCGCCTGTTCAACGGTCTGCTGCTGCCCACCACCGGCGAGGTCCGGGTGGGCGGGGTCTCCACCGCCGAGGACGCCAAGCGGGTCCGGCGGGAGGTCGGCTTCGTGTTCCAGAACCCGGAGAACCAGATCGTGATGCCGCAGGTCGGCGAGGACCTCGCCTTCGGGGCGAAGAACCTGGGCCTGCGCGGGCCCGAGCTCACGGCCCGGGTGGACGCCGCGCTCGAGCGCCTGGGCATCGCCCACCTGCGGGAGCGGGAGTCCTACGCCCTCTCCGGCGGGGAGAAGCAGCTGGTCGCGCTGGCCTCCGTGCTGGTGATGGAGCCGTCCACGATCGTCTTCGACGAGCCGACCACCATGCTCGACCGCCGCAACCGCCGCCGCCTGCAGGCCACCATCGACGAGCTCGACCAGCGCGCGGTCGTGGTGACCCACGACCTCGACCTGATCGGCGGCTACGAGCGGGTGCTGGTGGTCCACGAGGGCCGCATCGCCTTCGACGGCGCCCCGGACGAGGCCCTCGCGTTCTACTGCGGGATCAGCGACTGA
- a CDS encoding biotin transporter BioY — MAAQNPQTTQNTVLVAVFAALIAALGLVPPITVGIVPVPITLQTLGVMLAGALLGPWRGMLSVVVLQVLVLAGLPLLAGGRGGLGVFLGPTGGYLVGWIPAALVIGLLVQHWALRRTGSTARFLAMLLSTVLGGIVVIYAFGVPWTSVVTGLPLSTSALGSLVFVPGDLLKAVVASLVAVSVHRSYRRLLGGVRTAAR; from the coding sequence ATGGCCGCCCAGAACCCGCAGACCACCCAGAACACCGTGCTCGTCGCGGTCTTCGCCGCCCTCATCGCCGCCCTCGGGCTCGTCCCGCCGATCACGGTCGGGATCGTCCCGGTGCCGATCACCCTCCAGACCCTCGGCGTCATGCTCGCGGGCGCCCTGCTCGGGCCGTGGCGGGGGATGCTCTCCGTCGTCGTCCTCCAGGTCCTCGTGCTCGCCGGACTGCCCCTGCTGGCGGGCGGGCGCGGCGGGCTCGGGGTGTTCCTCGGCCCGACCGGCGGCTACCTGGTCGGCTGGATCCCGGCGGCGCTGGTCATCGGTCTGCTCGTGCAGCACTGGGCGCTGCGGCGCACCGGGTCCACCGCCCGGTTCCTCGCGATGCTGCTGAGCACGGTCCTCGGCGGGATCGTCGTCATCTACGCGTTCGGCGTCCCGTGGACCAGCGTGGTCACCGGCCTGCCGCTGTCCACCTCCGCGCTGGGCTCGCTCGTGTTCGTCCCGGGCGACCTGCTCAAGGCGGTCGTGGCCAGCCTCGTGGCGGTCAGCGTCCACCGCAGCTACCGGCGCCTGCTCGGCGGCGTGCGCACCGCCGCCCGGTAG
- a CDS encoding four-carbon acid sugar kinase family protein gives MTTEAELLSTFPPEPAVDPAEVAASVTASGRVLVVLDDDPTGTQSVADLPVLTRWEVEDFAWALGARIGGRRPPAVYVLTNTRSLGPEEAAARNREAVRNALAAAQQAGVELGFVSRSDSTLRGHFPLETDVVAEELAERAGRPTDGVVVVPAFPEAGRVTVGGVHRVRDGAGGLVPVAETEFAADATFGYSSSALPRWVEEKSGGRWRADDVLVLDLHAVRGGTDRIAGVLEAAHDGVPVVVDAVTENDLRALALGLAEAERRGKHLLHRVGPPFVRARIGQPERAPLTRRECFGGDGPATGGLVVVGSHVGLTTRQLEVLTREHPRATTVELPVEEVLDPGRAEACLARTAEAVTGALATGDVVLHTSRGLVRTEDPAESLRIARTVSAAVVDVVRRTLAASPPRFVVAKGGITSSDVAAHGLGIRRAIVRGPMLPGIVSLWEPVDGPARGIPYVVFAGNVGGDGSLAEVVRTLSAAAGPDRTPTDPEVSR, from the coding sequence GTGACCACCGAAGCCGAGCTGCTGTCGACCTTCCCGCCGGAGCCCGCCGTGGACCCGGCCGAGGTCGCCGCGTCCGTGACCGCCTCCGGGCGCGTGCTCGTCGTGCTCGACGACGACCCGACCGGCACGCAGTCGGTCGCCGACCTGCCCGTGCTCACCCGCTGGGAGGTCGAGGACTTCGCCTGGGCCCTCGGCGCCCGCATCGGCGGGCGGCGGCCCCCGGCCGTGTACGTGCTGACCAACACCCGCAGCCTCGGCCCGGAGGAGGCCGCCGCGCGCAACCGCGAGGCCGTGCGCAACGCCCTGGCCGCGGCGCAGCAGGCGGGGGTCGAGCTCGGCTTCGTCTCCCGCAGCGACTCGACGCTGCGCGGGCACTTCCCCCTCGAGACCGACGTCGTCGCCGAGGAGCTGGCCGAGCGCGCGGGCCGGCCCACGGACGGCGTCGTGGTGGTCCCCGCGTTCCCCGAGGCCGGGCGGGTGACCGTCGGCGGCGTGCACCGGGTGCGCGACGGCGCCGGCGGGCTCGTGCCCGTGGCCGAGACCGAGTTCGCGGCCGACGCCACGTTCGGCTACTCGTCCTCCGCGCTGCCCCGCTGGGTCGAGGAGAAGTCCGGCGGCCGGTGGCGGGCCGACGACGTGCTCGTGCTCGACCTGCACGCCGTGCGCGGCGGCACCGACCGGATCGCCGGCGTCCTCGAGGCGGCGCACGACGGCGTGCCCGTCGTCGTCGACGCCGTCACGGAGAACGACCTGCGCGCCCTGGCGCTGGGACTGGCCGAGGCCGAGCGCCGCGGCAAGCACCTGCTCCACCGCGTGGGCCCGCCGTTCGTGCGCGCCCGCATCGGCCAGCCGGAGCGGGCGCCCCTGACCCGCCGGGAGTGCTTCGGCGGGGACGGCCCCGCCACCGGCGGACTCGTCGTCGTCGGCTCCCACGTCGGGCTGACCACCCGCCAGCTCGAGGTCCTGACCCGCGAGCACCCCCGCGCCACCACGGTGGAGCTGCCCGTCGAGGAGGTCCTCGACCCCGGCCGCGCCGAGGCCTGCCTGGCCCGCACCGCCGAGGCCGTGACCGGGGCCCTGGCCACCGGCGACGTCGTGCTCCACACCAGCCGCGGGCTCGTGCGCACCGAGGACCCCGCCGAGAGCCTGCGCATCGCCCGGACCGTCTCGGCGGCCGTCGTCGACGTCGTCCGCCGCACCCTCGCCGCGTCCCCGCCCCGGTTCGTGGTCGCCAAGGGCGGGATCACCTCCTCCGACGTCGCCGCCCACGGGCTGGGGATCCGCCGTGCGATCGTGCGCGGGCCGATGCTGCCCGGGATCGTCTCCCTGTGGGAGCCCGTGGACGGGCCCGCCCGCGGGATTCCCTACGTCGTGTTCGCCGGCAACGTCGGCGGGGACGGCTCCCTCGCCGAGGTCGTGCGCACCCTCAGCGCCGCGGCCGGCCCGGACCGCACCCCGACCGACCCGGAGGTCTCCCGATGA
- a CDS encoding GntP family permease encodes MDLQLLLALVLGIATIIVLVLRTRLDAFVALLIAALVTGLVAGQPVLEIVSAITTGFGNTLASIGIVIGLGVGIGKILEVSGAANALALAFLRVFGKGREPWALGSVGALVSIPVFCDSGYVIMNPLARSIARVKRAGYVTLALALGCGMTLTHHLVPPTPGPLAVAGILGADLGLLIVVGLVFTVVLLPVVVLYARWIGPKLEPSVEESVREAVYGTARTAGGTTTAVADRPGTAGPGRGADGELEDGLDAEARGPVADPAVDLGEPPAGAKPHRVGAFTASLPLLVPLVLIIANTVTGAIDQNAQGVIGGDEYEPSAWAVPFAFIGNPVIALVIGMVLALYVLLPRWTPRNKAHGWFAEAAASAGLILLITGAGGALGQVLRSSGVGDALAEAIAATPLPAFLVPFLIATLVRIAQGSGTVAMITAASVTAPLVTSLDIAPVVAAMACTAGSMVFSYFNDSYFWVVTRFTGLQGVDALRGWSGITTAVWAGSIPLLFVLNVVLG; translated from the coding sequence GTGGACCTACAGCTGCTGCTGGCCCTGGTGCTGGGCATCGCGACCATCATCGTGCTGGTGCTGCGCACCCGGCTCGACGCCTTCGTCGCCCTGCTCATCGCCGCCCTCGTCACCGGCCTGGTCGCCGGACAGCCCGTGCTCGAGATCGTCTCGGCCATCACGACCGGCTTCGGCAACACCCTCGCCTCGATCGGCATCGTGATCGGCCTGGGGGTGGGCATCGGCAAGATCCTCGAGGTCTCCGGGGCGGCCAACGCCCTGGCCCTGGCCTTCCTGCGGGTCTTCGGCAAGGGCCGGGAGCCGTGGGCGCTGGGCAGCGTCGGGGCGCTCGTGTCGATCCCGGTGTTCTGCGACTCCGGCTACGTCATCATGAACCCGCTGGCCCGCTCGATCGCCCGGGTGAAGCGGGCCGGCTACGTCACCCTCGCCCTCGCGCTGGGCTGCGGGATGACGCTCACCCACCACCTCGTCCCGCCCACCCCCGGCCCGCTGGCCGTGGCGGGCATCCTCGGCGCCGACCTCGGGCTGCTGATCGTCGTGGGCCTGGTCTTCACCGTGGTGCTGCTGCCGGTCGTGGTGCTCTACGCCCGCTGGATCGGCCCGAAGCTGGAGCCCTCCGTGGAGGAGAGCGTCCGCGAGGCCGTCTACGGCACGGCCCGCACCGCCGGGGGCACCACCACGGCCGTGGCCGACCGCCCCGGGACCGCGGGCCCCGGACGCGGTGCCGACGGCGAGCTCGAGGACGGCCTCGACGCCGAGGCCCGCGGTCCCGTGGCCGATCCGGCCGTGGACCTCGGCGAGCCCCCGGCCGGCGCGAAGCCGCACCGGGTCGGGGCGTTCACCGCGTCCCTGCCGCTGCTCGTGCCCCTCGTGCTGATCATCGCCAACACCGTCACGGGGGCGATCGACCAGAACGCCCAGGGCGTGATCGGCGGCGACGAGTACGAGCCCTCCGCGTGGGCGGTGCCCTTCGCGTTCATCGGCAACCCGGTGATCGCCCTGGTCATCGGCATGGTGCTGGCCCTCTACGTGCTGCTGCCCCGCTGGACGCCGCGGAACAAGGCCCACGGCTGGTTCGCGGAGGCCGCGGCCTCGGCCGGACTGATCCTGCTCATCACCGGCGCCGGCGGGGCCCTGGGCCAGGTCCTGCGCAGCTCCGGGGTCGGCGACGCCCTGGCCGAGGCGATCGCCGCGACCCCGCTGCCGGCGTTCCTCGTCCCGTTCCTCATCGCCACCCTGGTGCGCATCGCCCAGGGCTCCGGGACGGTCGCGATGATCACCGCCGCCTCGGTCACGGCCCCGCTGGTGACCAGCCTGGACATCGCACCCGTGGTCGCCGCGATGGCGTGCACCGCCGGGTCCATGGTCTTCAGCTACTTCAACGACTCCTACTTCTGGGTCGTCACCCGCTTCACCGGCCTGCAGGGCGTCGACGCGCTGCGCGGCTGGTCGGGCATCACCACGGCGGTGTGGGCCGGGTCCATCCCGCTGCTGTTCGTCCTGAACGTGGTCCTCGGCTGA
- a CDS encoding class I adenylate-forming enzyme family protein, producing MPFLDRLARWAAERPGDPAVACAGEAVTWAGLREAAAALAASGEPTGILRRPNGTDLAVRWAAGVAEERACAVLDPSWPPEQAAAVLRRCAPLLPAGPAPARLRDGDPASTFLVGLTSGTTSTPKGFARSRGSWQRSFEASAACFELGPHDRVLAPGPLSTSLNLYALSECLWTGAAFTTLPRFDVAAAHALIAGGGATRLVVVPTMLRVLAERGLAVGAGARGLTAVVCAGQPLDPATLAAARRWAPGAVIWEYYGAAELGFVAARRHDPGEPLDPGDTSVGAAFPGVELAVLDDAGRPVPEGRPGTIGVRSPFVCDGYLWGDDGLALARLGGTTTVGDRGFLRGGRLHVLGRAAEMIVTGGHNVYPHEVEAALTAVPGVAAAVVVGLPDRTRGQRVVAGVLPAPDDDGARLDRTRLHAGLAGRLAPAKLPHRYVRLTELPLTAGGKISRRLLRERLLEGDPRARPLD from the coding sequence GTGCCCTTCCTCGACCGGCTGGCCCGGTGGGCCGCCGAGCGTCCCGGGGACCCGGCCGTCGCCTGCGCCGGCGAGGCCGTCACCTGGGCCGGGCTGCGGGAGGCCGCCGCGGCGCTGGCCGCCTCCGGGGAGCCCACGGGGATCCTGCGGCGGCCCAACGGCACGGACCTCGCCGTCCGCTGGGCCGCCGGGGTCGCCGAGGAGCGGGCGTGCGCGGTCCTCGACCCGTCCTGGCCGCCCGAGCAGGCCGCGGCGGTGCTGCGCCGGTGTGCGCCGCTGCTGCCCGCCGGCCCCGCCCCGGCCCGGCTGCGCGACGGCGACCCCGCCTCGACCTTCCTGGTAGGGCTGACCTCGGGCACCACCTCGACGCCCAAGGGCTTCGCCCGCAGCCGCGGCTCCTGGCAGCGCTCCTTCGAGGCCTCGGCCGCGTGCTTCGAGCTCGGCCCGCACGACCGGGTGCTGGCCCCGGGGCCGCTGAGCACGAGCCTGAACCTCTACGCGCTCTCCGAGTGCCTCTGGACCGGGGCCGCGTTCACCACGCTGCCGCGCTTCGACGTCGCCGCCGCCCACGCCCTGATCGCCGGCGGCGGGGCGACCCGCCTGGTCGTCGTGCCCACGATGCTGCGGGTGCTCGCCGAGCGCGGCCTCGCCGTGGGCGCCGGAGCCCGCGGGCTCACCGCGGTCGTGTGCGCCGGCCAGCCCCTGGACCCCGCCACCCTCGCCGCGGCCCGCCGGTGGGCCCCGGGCGCCGTGATCTGGGAGTACTACGGCGCCGCCGAGCTCGGCTTCGTCGCCGCCCGCCGCCACGACCCGGGCGAGCCCCTCGACCCCGGGGACACGAGCGTGGGCGCGGCCTTCCCCGGGGTCGAGCTCGCCGTGCTCGACGACGCCGGCCGGCCGGTGCCCGAGGGCCGGCCCGGCACGATCGGCGTCCGCTCCCCGTTCGTCTGCGACGGCTACCTGTGGGGCGACGACGGTCTGGCCCTGGCCCGCCTCGGCGGCACGACCACCGTGGGTGACCGGGGGTTCCTGCGCGGCGGCCGGCTGCACGTGCTGGGCCGGGCCGCGGAGATGATCGTCACCGGCGGGCACAACGTCTACCCGCACGAGGTCGAGGCCGCCCTGACGGCCGTGCCGGGGGTCGCCGCCGCCGTCGTCGTCGGCCTCCCGGACCGCACCCGGGGCCAGCGCGTGGTGGCCGGGGTCCTGCCCGCCCCCGACGACGACGGGGCCCGCCTCGACCGCACCCGCCTGCACGCCGGGCTCGCCGGGCGGCTGGCCCCGGCGAAGCTGCCCCACCGCTACGTCCGGCTCACCGAGCTGCCCCTGACCGCCGGAGGCAAGATCAGCCGCCGGCTCCTGCGCGAGCGCCTCCTGGAAGGAGACCCCCGTGCCCGTCCCCTCGACTGA
- a CDS encoding HD domain-containing protein — protein MHTDAAPHGAPTQDLAAKIPPAEEVAGVFGLSATEREIWVRARPHLDVRNNDAHSLYAWGIARQLLPLVPGADPDVVLPAILLHDTGWGRADEERILSEGFSGDWRKADIRYEHERQGCLIAEEVLPELGYDAEFVGRVTAIIDGHDTRPEARSLEDALVRDADRLWRFDQVGIALASSWFKLTPSAYMDRLETEIVPELQTSAARQMAEADLARSRALLKASVLR, from the coding sequence ATGCACACCGACGCCGCGCCGCACGGGGCGCCCACCCAGGACCTCGCCGCGAAGATCCCGCCCGCCGAGGAGGTCGCCGGGGTCTTCGGCCTCTCCGCCACGGAGCGGGAGATCTGGGTGCGCGCCCGGCCCCACCTGGACGTGCGCAACAACGACGCCCACAGCCTCTACGCCTGGGGCATCGCCCGCCAGCTGCTGCCGCTCGTGCCCGGGGCGGACCCGGACGTCGTGCTCCCGGCGATCCTGCTGCACGACACGGGCTGGGGCCGGGCCGACGAGGAGCGGATCCTCTCGGAGGGGTTCTCCGGGGACTGGCGCAAGGCCGACATCCGCTACGAGCACGAGCGGCAGGGCTGCCTGATCGCCGAGGAGGTCCTCCCGGAGCTCGGCTACGACGCGGAGTTCGTCGGGCGGGTCACCGCCATCATCGACGGCCACGACACCCGTCCCGAGGCCCGCTCCCTCGAGGACGCCCTCGTGCGCGACGCCGACCGGCTGTGGCGCTTCGACCAGGTCGGCATCGCCCTGGCCTCGTCCTGGTTCAAGCTCACCCCCTCCGCCTACATGGACCGGCTCGAGACCGAGATCGTCCCCGAGCTGCAGACCTCCGCGGCCCGGCAGATGGCCGAGGCCGACCTCGCCCGCTCCCGGGCCCTGCTGAAAGCGAGCGTCCTGCGATGA
- a CDS encoding energy-coupling factor transporter transmembrane component T family protein produces MGAPRPPRPGHRAARTHGGVPSGVLARIPAGPKFGFLFIASLGIYAVADLFVLSAVFVLAVTAAVLTRTPLPRLARLLAGLVLIVGIVVLTLGLTTGWVAAAVSGLRLLSLCLFAYAVSLSTSFSEMLALFERVLRPTRHLGLNPAQTSLALSMTIRFIPEIRAKYLEVREAQFARGLHNSPVAVLVPLIVRTLESAQEISDALDARCFDSAPAPGRAPRSTTTAPAPPPG; encoded by the coding sequence ATGGGCGCGCCCCGGCCGCCGCGCCCCGGGCACCGCGCGGCCCGCACCCACGGTGGGGTTCCCTCCGGCGTGCTGGCCCGGATCCCGGCCGGACCGAAGTTCGGCTTCCTCTTCATCGCCAGCCTCGGCATCTATGCCGTGGCGGACCTGTTCGTGCTCTCCGCGGTGTTCGTCCTGGCCGTCACGGCGGCGGTGCTGACCCGCACCCCGCTCCCCCGCCTCGCGCGGCTGCTGGCGGGACTGGTCCTGATCGTCGGGATCGTCGTGCTCACCCTGGGGCTGACCACCGGGTGGGTCGCGGCGGCCGTGTCGGGGCTGCGGCTGCTGAGCCTGTGCCTGTTCGCCTACGCGGTCAGCCTGAGCACCTCCTTCAGCGAGATGCTCGCCCTGTTCGAGCGCGTGCTGCGGCCCACCCGCCACCTCGGGCTCAACCCGGCCCAGACGAGCCTGGCGCTGTCGATGACGATCCGGTTCATCCCCGAGATCCGCGCGAAGTACCTCGAGGTCCGCGAGGCGCAGTTCGCCCGGGGCCTGCACAACAGCCCGGTGGCCGTGCTCGTGCCCCTGATCGTGCGCACCCTCGAGTCCGCCCAGGAGATCTCCGACGCCCTCGACGCCCGCTGCTTCGACTCCGCGCCCGCCCCCGGGCGCGCACCGCGGTCCACGACGACGGCGCCCGCCCCGCCTCCCGGCTGA